The genomic region GCATAGAGAAAGGCCACGGCGGATTTTTCGCAGTCGCGGAGTCCCTCGACCTCAAAGTACTCGTTGGGCGCGTGCATGAGTCCACCGCGACCGAGACCGGAGATAACGACCGGCAGACCGAGTGGCGGTCCGTTGAATACCACTTGAGGAGCGGACGCTGGCCAGAGGGGAACCGCTCGAGGGGTCGTCCCCAGTTCGCGTAAGGCGCGAAGGGCCGCTTGAGCCACCGGCGTACGGACGGATGTCTTCGCCGCTCCATATCCGCTGAGCACCCGAAGTTGCACGTCCTCGTATCCGTGCCGGTCGAGCTGTCGCCGAACCTTCGTGACGATGTCAGAAACGGTCATCTCCGGCACCAGGCGAATATCTATTTTACACTGCGCTCGCGCCGGAATAATCGTTCTGGTTCCCGAACCAACGGAACCAGCGACCAATCCGGCAATATTGACGGAGGGAGAAAAAATCAACTCGCGGACGAAATTCTCCCGCTTCAGATCGGATCGAAAGCGAGTGATCCCGTACATGGCTCCGAGGGTCTCCGGACCGAAGACATCGCTGAGTTGGTTGAGAAGGAGCTGGTCGTCCTCATCCGGCGGTATCGCCCGGTCGTAGAATCCCTCGATGAGGATGCGTCCCTGAGCATCGCGCAGGCACTGAAGGGCTCCGATCAATCGCCAGGCGGGATTTTCCACCACCGGAGCCATACCCGAATGAACGTCGGCGGGTTGCCCTTCGACCACCAGTTCGAGAAACGCCATACCCTTGTAGCCGAGAACGACGCAGGGATGGCCGGGGGCGAGTTCTTTCGGCATGTGATAGTAGACGGCCTCCGCCGCCTTCAATTCCTCGGCGTGGCGCTCGATGAAAAGGGGCAGATGAGGGCTGCCGATTTCCTCTTCCCCTTCGATGAGGAAGAGGAGGTTGACCGGCACATCTGCGGCAACGGCGAGGATGGAGCGAACTCCCTGGAGAAAAGCCATGAGTGGTCCCTTGGTATTATGGGCTCCCCGGGCGATGAGTCGGCCTTCTCGAATCTCGGCAGCAAAAGGGGGTGCGATCCATGCATCCAGTGGCTCGACCGGTTGCACGTCATACATCCCGTAGACCAGGAGCGTCC from Blastocatellia bacterium harbors:
- a CDS encoding M20/M25/M40 family metallo-hydrolase, producing TLLVYGMYDVQPVEPLDAWIAPPFAAEIREGRLIARGAHNTKGPLMAFLQGVRSILAVAADVPVNLLFLIEGEEEIGSPHLPLFIERHAEELKAAEAVYYHMPKELAPGHPCVVLGYKGMAFLELVVEGQPADVHSGMAPVVENPAWRLIGALQCLRDAQGRILIEGFYDRAIPPDEDDQLLLNQLSDVFGPETLGAMYGITRFRSDLKRENFVRELIFSPSVNIAGLVAGSVGSGTRTIIPARAQCKIDIRLVPEMTVSDIVTKVRRQLDRHGYEDVQLRVLSGYGAAKTSVRTPVAQAALRALRELGTTPRAVPLWPASAPQVVFNGPPLGLPVVISGLGRGGLMHAPNEYFEVEGLRDCEKSAVAFLYAFAES